Proteins from one Falco cherrug isolate bFalChe1 chromosome 7, bFalChe1.pri, whole genome shotgun sequence genomic window:
- the NOVA1 gene encoding RNA-binding protein Nova-1 isoform X3 translates to MPQNVAKTEPVSILQPQTTVNPDRIKQTLPSSPTTTKSSPSDPMTTSRANQVKIIVPNSTAGLIIGKGGATVKAIMEQSGAWVQLSQKPDGINLQERVVTVSGEPEQNRKAVELIIQKIQEDPQSGSCLNISYANVTGPVANSNPTGSPYANTAEVLPTAAAAAGLLGHANLAGVAAFPAVLSGFTGNDLVAITSALNTLASYGYNLNTLGLGLSQAAATGALAAAAASANPAAAAANLLATYASEASASGSTAGGTAGTFALGSLAAATAATNGYFGAASPLAASAILGTEKSTDGSKDVVEIAVPENLVGAILGKGGKTLVEYQELTGARIQISKKGEFVPGTRNRKVTITGTPAATQAAQYLITQRITYEQGVRAANPQKVG, encoded by the exons ACATTGCCATCTTCCCCAACTACCACCAAGTCCTCTCCATCTGATCCCATGACCACCTCCAGAGCCAATCAG gtaAAGATTATAGTTCCCAACAGCACAGCAGGTCTGATAATAGGGAAGGGAGGTGCTACAGTGAAGGCTATAATGGAGCAGTCAGGGGCTTGGGTGCAGCTTTCCCAGAAACCTGATGGGATCAACTTGCAAGAGAGGGTTGTCACTGTGAGTGGAGAACCTGAACAAAACCGAAAAGCTGTTGAACTTATCATCCAGAAGATACAAGAGGATCCACAGAGTGGCAGCTGTCTCAATATCAGTTATGCCAATGTCACAGGTCCAGTGGCCAATTCCAATCCAACCGGATCTCCTTATGCAAACACTGCTGAAGTGTTAccaactgctgcagctgctgcagggctatTAGGACATGCTAACCTTGCTGGAGTGGCAGCCTTTCCAGCAGTTTTATCTGGCTTCACAGGCAATGACCTGGTGGCCATCACCTCTGCACTTAATACATTAGCCAGCTATGGATATAATCTCAATACATTAGGTTTAGGCCTCAGTCAGGCAGCAGCTACAGGGGctttggctgcagcagctgccagtgccaacccagcagcagcagcagccaattTGTTGGCCACCTATGCGAGTGAAGCCTCAGCcagtggcagcactgctggtggTACGGCGGGGACATTTGCATTAGGTAGCCtggctgctgctactgctgcaaCCAATGGATATTTTGGAGCTGCTTCTCCCCTAGCTGCCAGTGCCATCCtaggaacagaaaaatccaCAGATGGATCAAAGGATGTAGTTGAAATAGCAGTGCCAGAAAACTTAGTTGGTGCAATActtggaaaaggagggaaaacattAGTTGAATACCAGGAGTTGACTGGTGCAAGGATACAGATCTCTAAAAAGGGAGAATTCGTACCTGGCACAAGAAATCGCAAGGTAACCATTACTGGAACACCAGCTGCAACCCAGGCCGCACAGTATTTAATTACACAACGGATCACATATGAGCAAGGAGTTCGGGCTGCCAATCCACAGAAAGTGGGTTGA